DNA from Nitrospira sp.:
GACAGAGGAAGCAGCGCGCCGATCCTGAACAAAGGCACGGTAGGAGAGACAGATGGGCCTTGCTTCTGGCTCGATGGAGCCTGGCAGGACGTGATGAGAAGCAGGAGGGTTAGAAGACAGCAGAAGCGGCCGTCCATGCGAAACATCTTGGGACGCACTGCTTCGTTAGCTTTGGTATCATTGCTATCTCTTGAACAAGGGCATGGTCGACTGAAACATGAGCGAAACATCGAGTGCTATCCTAAATCTGAGAACAGCACCGCACATGCGGGAAGGAACCATAGAACAAGTCACGGCGACGTTACCGCCTTTGAAGCAACGCCGTCTGTCGGAAGCCGGGGGCGCTGGTGTTGAACAGAGGGGTGCCGGGCCAGCGCATAGCGAGTTCAAGGGCCGCAGCGACACGTTGACGTTGTTTGCCGATCCGGAGCACGTGATTCAATGACTCAATGGCCATCGGTTGACCGCAGAGATAACGCGTCCCGTTTGTGAAGCGACTCTTGTTTTGGCTCCACCACTTCTCAATCAATTGAGGATCGGACCAGGGCAAATCTTCGTCGGCATCCATCGCTACATTCTCATCTTCCGGGTCTTCTGTTGGCCCAGCTTCAAAGCCTTCCGGCTTGTCTGTATCCAAGTCTTCATAAGCGAGATCGATTCCGGTGATGAAGGTGAAGGATTCTCCTGCCACCCGGGCCATATTCGGATTTGCCATCTGTTGAATGAGCCAGGGAATGTTGGCTGGATCACCCATCACTCCGGCTGCTTGCACGGCAAAGCGAAGCGTCGCCGGATCGCTGGCGAGCACCTTCAGCCAGGTCTGACCTAGCTCTGTAGACATCTGTCTTAGCGCCATTGCACAAGCCTGCTCGCGTTTGGGGGGCCCGCTTTTCACAAACTGACGCAACACAGGAATGGCCGCTGGCTCTCCAAGCAAGGCACCGGACCAGGCTGCCCAATATCGCACTGTTTCATCCTCGGCCTTGAAGTTTTCCTTCACAGCACCGAGCAAATCCTTGCGTCCCAACTCACCAACGGCTTTCAACGCACGTGCGCACAAGACGAGATTTCGAGACGTAACGGCTTGCGTCAAGGCTTGCTTAGGATCAACGCGGTGGACGGCACAACCAGCAATGCCGACCTGTCGATGAAGATGCACCTGCGACGTAAGGAACCGCTGAATGTGCGGGGAAGCCTGCTCGAAGGGAAGCCACCCAAGCGCGGAGATCATACCAGTGACGAGTTCCGGTTTAGCCGTCACAGCATCAAGCACCGCCTGAATGCGCGCCTCAACTCCGGATTCGAACGCCATGACGGAGGCGGCAAACACTTCACCAGCCTCTTCGTTCGCCAAAGCGGCCTTGCAGAACTCCCATCCAGCTTCCCCGGCCACCCGCAACCCGTCCAGATGTGCCTCAACGCGGTCATCCAGCTTCGCCAGATCCTTCAACGGATAGTGCGGTTGACGGATCGCATTCGACCGGAGCAACCAGAGAAAGGCCGCTTCTTCGGCATGTTGGGAAACAATCTCGGTGATAATCATAGGTTCTCTCGACTTACGACTGTCGCATCCAGCCTGATCGCACTTACCATTTAAAAGATCATTGATCTCATTTGCAAAAGGGGCTCACATGGAGCGCATCGTCAACCTCCATATTGAAAAACTCCCCGAGGGCCTCTACCTTGCGACCTCGGACGCAATACAGGGTCTCATGGTGCAAGGCCGTACGATCCAAGAAACCATCGAGATCGCCCGTGATGTCGCCAAAAAGCTTCTGGAGGCAAAACAGGAACGCGAAGGAGAACTCCCACTCCCTCCCGCACGTGATGAATTCGATTATCCCCTCATTGTGAATGCCTAATAGGGCGACTTCCTGGGTTTAAGTATCGGGAAATCGTCTGACAACGCTTGCCTATGTGTTTCGCGCAAAGACTTGTTCCAATCTGTCTCTAGTGGCTCGGCTGAGTCCGCGGGGCGATCAGCTTGAGACGCGGAAAATAGGCACGAAACCGTCTGGCGTCCCGGGTGAGCAGTGGAAGGTCCGCCACCACTGCGTGCCCGCCGATGAAGAAATCCGGCAACGGCGCCACTTTCTTTCCACCTTGTCGCCGGTACCGCAGAAAGACTTTTCCAGCCAGAAACAAGGCCTCCTTCGGAATCGCCAGCATGCGGAAGCCCGCCGCACCAAGCGCGGCTTCGAGTTCTTCAATGCGCTCGAATCCGATCGACACCTCGGCGTAGATGATCGGGTTGATAAACAGCGGTCCTTCTTGTGCACACTGCTCGAGCACGCCTTGCGACCAGTCCGCCCAGGTTGGATCGTTCCCGAATACATCCAGGATGACATTCGCATCAACCAACACCCCTTCATCGGCCACGGGTCAACGCCATAATTTCCTCGGTCGTCATTTTCACCGTCGCAGTTCCGCGAAGCGCGGCAACGCGTGAGGACCTGGAAGCCGATCCATTGCGCTTGATGAGCCGATAGCTGCCATCCTTCTGCTTCACAAACTCGACTTCTGAATGAGGGTTGATCCCAAGCTCCTCGCGAACCTTCCTTGGAATCGTCACTTGTCCCTTGGTGGTGACTCGCATGCGGATACCTCCTCGTGTATTACTTTTAAGAAGTAAGAGTAATACAAAGGATGCCCGTCGTTCAAGGCCACTTGCTTGACATGGCCTTCATGCTCCGAGAGGATGAACGCGAAGCGTTTCCCGTTTCGCAGCCGCAAGCGACTGTCGGTCAAATGCCAAGAACGTCACGGTTGAGGACACCCACTCACGCAAACTCAATGCTGAAGCCAAATGCAACGCATCGTATCCACGTATCCACGCAACCCACGATGAGCCGCCAAGTCCCCTGCGTCCTTGACGATCCGGTCCGTGACTTCTATCGAGATATACCGCGTCCAATCCTCAACAAAAGCATCCACGATGCGACGATACGCCTGAGCCGATAGCCGAGCCTCCCGGCGAATGCGAGCAAATGTGGCTCGCGATTCGACATAAGCAAGCAGCGATGTCGCGACAGCTTCTGCCTCATCCATAGCCGCTGCGAGTTCTCGTGACATCGGTTCGTTCACATAGAGCTTGACCAACGCGCTCGTGTCCAAATAGAGCATCATCGGCGATCTTCAATCACCATCTCAGATAACGTCCGCTCGCGGATCACGGGCCGCCTGATTGCCCCACGCGGTTTTCCTCCACCCCAACGCACAGCTCCCTCACGCAGCAAAGGCTCTAATGCCCGCTTGAGGTTCGAGGTCCTGGCTGGAACAATACGTGCCACGAATCGCCCACGCTCTGTCACCATGATCTCCTCGCCGGCTTAGACAAGCTTTAAGTAACGGCTCAGCTGATTTTTCAACTCCCGCACACCGACTTGCGGCATAGCACCCTCTCGACTCAAATGATGCCACATTTTCGACGCCCACAACCTTCGACCCGACATTGATTCTTCAGGACAAGGATAGACCATTGATGCACGCTTCGATCATGATCGAGAGGCACCCACAGTGAAGAAACCACAGAAAAGCCGCTTCCCCAGCGCCCCCAGCGATCGCAGTCTGCGATCGAGTCTAAACCGTGCCTACAACGATCTTATGAAACCCGGTCAGTCTGACTTGCCATCCTTTACGAACAAGATTTTTCCCCCTTCTACCTTCCATAGGCCTGCGCGCGCGCTGACGTAAATTGGCTTTTGCCAAACCAGGTTGAGATAGACATGTATCTCAGTAGGCATTTCTGCGATGAGTTCAGTGACCACAATTCCCGCTGTATCGCGTGTTGCTTTGAGTTGCAAGCAACTTTTGGATAGTTTTGACGCCTGCAGCACCTTCAGCTCGTCTTCCGAGACATCGACCCGTACGTGCCCTCCAACTATGATGTCCTCCGGCTCCGTGGTCGCGGCAAGCAGATAGATCGCCCATCCTTTGAAACCTGCAACATTGCCGGGAACCATCACGGGATTGTATCGATCCGAGCATCTTTCGGTCAGCGCTTCAATGGCAAGCTGACGGGCACGAACCATGTTCTGTTGGAAGGGCGGAAGGGGTATAGGCGGGTCGTGCCTGGCTGCTTCACTCTTCCATGTCGGACCGGTCATTGAGTCCCACGTGAAACATACGTCGTATAGGCTCACATATTCGTCTGAAGTTTTTCCGAAGAACCGGACAACGGCGCATCGATTATCGGGTACGACAATCCACCCTTGCCGCCGTGTGTCAGTGCGCATGGTTGGATCTCTCGAAACAACATCAGCACCCTTCGCTGCTATGACATCCTCCATAAAAATCCGGCGCCCAATCTCCTCAGCCAAGCGTACTTTTTCAATCCATTCCTGCGGGAGCATCCTTGTTGATTCAGTAGCCGGAGAGTCCGCTGGAAGGGAAGCCAAACGGTCCTTCGTCCCGTGACACCCTACTAAGAAGAGCGCGACACAGAACAGAAGCATAACTGAGGGCATCGATCGTGATCTTGCTTTCATACCCTAGAGTTACGCAGAGTCACAGCAGCTTTTGCGGTCTGCGTGCTTCTGACAATCGGCACTTTTTCTTCGCTCGACATAGCGTGACCGCCGCACCCACCACCATATTCAAACTATGCGAAAAGTCGCATTTGCCGAAAGCCGGGCGAGTGGGTGTTGAAGAGCGGCGTGCCTGGCTGGCGCATTGCCAACTCCACTGCACTAATCGGCTGGAAAGATCTTAGCCCCACTCGCCTCTCCTTCGTGATAAGTCAAATAGTCATGCCAGACCTCGATTCTGCCCACCCATACCTCGCCCCTTTGGCCATCGAAACCGGCAGTGAGTGAATTACCACTGACCGCGACTACAGCCGCTTCCCAAGTTTGCGATGTTGCCATCCCCTTCATTGACCGCCCCACAAATGATTCCCGACTCCCTTTTTTTATTCTAACTTTCGAGCATATTCATCATTGCGGAGTCTTTTAATTAACTGAGCCTCGCAGCTCATTGCTAATCACGTTGTCAGATTGTGCGTCAGGGAATCGCGAGAATCGTGACGCTTCGATTGTGACGGTTCCGGTAATCCCGCCTTCTTGGGTCTCCTCTGCGGTGGTTCGTGTCACGGTATAGACGTAATTTCCTGGCGCGGAAAAGCACAGACTGGCATATTCATTTTCCTTCACCCGCGCGACCATGACGAACCCCAGTGCCACAGGCCCGAATCCTTTCGCGCAAAAGATATTCCCCGTGTTAAGCGATCCCACAAACCAGATGTATACCGGGTCGCCGCTCATATTCACCCACCTCACCTCGTCGAATCGGCCGGCAGTGATCTTCTGTGGAGTAAGATACTTACCTATTCCAACCGGAACGACCTGTCCTGTGAAAGATGATTCGGGAAAGACAGGGCGACTCGCACACCCCACTGTCACAAGGGCGATAAGATACAGAAAGACGAGACAGAATCGCTTTGGATTCATGGCCCCACTCCTTTCTGCCCATCTCGAACGATCGCTCACACGTAAAGAATGGGCCGTTCACTGATCGATGAGGATGGCGCGAATACAGACATCCAGCAATGATTCCCGACCCCCTTGTTTGTTCCGCGGCGATAATCATAGG
Protein-coding regions in this window:
- a CDS encoding TIGR02270 family protein, which produces MIITEIVSQHAEEAAFLWLLRSNAIRQPHYPLKDLAKLDDRVEAHLDGLRVAGEAGWEFCKAALANEEAGEVFAASVMAFESGVEARIQAVLDAVTAKPELVTGMISALGWLPFEQASPHIQRFLTSQVHLHRQVGIAGCAVHRVDPKQALTQAVTSRNLVLCARALKAVGELGRKDLLGAVKENFKAEDETVRYWAAWSGALLGEPAAIPVLRQFVKSGPPKREQACAMALRQMSTELGQTWLKVLASDPATLRFAVQAAGVMGDPANIPWLIQQMANPNMARVAGESFTFITGIDLAYEDLDTDKPEGFEAGPTEDPEDENVAMDADEDLPWSDPQLIEKWWSQNKSRFTNGTRYLCGQPMAIESLNHVLRIGKQRQRVAAALELAMRWPGTPLFNTSAPGFRQTALLQRR
- a CDS encoding AbrB/MazE/SpoVT family DNA-binding domain-containing protein — translated: MRVTTKGQVTIPRKVREELGINPHSEVEFVKQKDGSYRLIKRNGSASRSSRVAALRGTATVKMTTEEIMALTRGR
- a CDS encoding DUF1902 domain-containing protein, yielding MERIVNLHIEKLPEGLYLATSDAIQGLMVQGRTIQETIEIARDVAKKLLEAKQEREGELPLPPARDEFDYPLIVNA
- a CDS encoding type II toxin-antitoxin system VapC family toxin codes for the protein MADEGVLVDANVILDVFGNDPTWADWSQGVLEQCAQEGPLFINPIIYAEVSIGFERIEELEAALGAAGFRMLAIPKEALFLAGKVFLRYRRQGGKKVAPLPDFFIGGHAVVADLPLLTRDARRFRAYFPRLKLIAPRTQPSH
- a CDS encoding type II toxin-antitoxin system VapC family toxin, with product MMLYLDTSALVKLYVNEPMSRELAAAMDEAEAVATSLLAYVESRATFARIRREARLSAQAYRRIVDAFVEDWTRYISIEVTDRIVKDAGDLAAHRGLRGYVDTMRCIWLQH